From one Macellibacteroides fermentans genomic stretch:
- a CDS encoding YhcH/YjgK/YiaL family protein has product MILDTLSNSSRIENLHPLFKRAFEYIKSTDFSSMEDGKIILEEHNLTVTITSIFGKTKEEASIETHKKYIDIQFPLLGVEKIGWKGGSELNDVSIPYNEEKDITFYVDKPTAYTKIYPGQFVIYFPEDGHAPGIGQGVIRKGIVKVLL; this is encoded by the coding sequence ATGATACTTGATACTTTATCAAATTCTTCGCGCATTGAAAACCTGCATCCTTTATTTAAAAGAGCATTTGAATATATAAAGTCGACCGATTTTTCTTCAATGGAAGATGGTAAAATTATTTTAGAAGAGCACAATCTTACGGTAACAATCACAAGTATTTTTGGTAAAACGAAAGAGGAAGCGAGCATCGAAACTCATAAAAAATACATCGACATCCAGTTCCCATTATTAGGGGTCGAAAAAATAGGATGGAAAGGCGGTAGCGAACTTAATGATGTATCTATACCTTACAACGAGGAAAAAGACATTACCTTTTACGTTGATAAACCAACTGCATATACCAAAATATATCCTGGTCAGTTTGTTATCTATTTCCCCGAAGACGGACATGCACCAGGTATCGGACAAGGTGTTATCCGCAAAGGAATAGTTAAAGTTCTTCTATAA
- the trhA gene encoding PAQR family membrane homeostasis protein TrhA, protein MAHRKQSYKEEIANAITHGIGILLGLTATVLLLIKGMKSGDPWVISGFMVYAFGMTLSYVTSTLYHSSRNETAKLYLRKWDHSAIFIHIAGTYTPFTLILLRQVGWWGWSLFAIVWLIALVGILYTFRKMKDKSPLKTIAYIAMGSVIVVAIKPMIQIFEGQHMMEILYWLIGGGACYVVGAVFYSFDKIKYIHTVWHLFVLGGSVSHCIAIYKLV, encoded by the coding sequence ATGGCGCATAGAAAACAATCATATAAAGAAGAAATTGCTAATGCAATTACGCATGGGATAGGGATCTTACTCGGTCTTACAGCAACTGTTTTATTGCTTATTAAGGGTATGAAATCGGGAGATCCTTGGGTGATTTCCGGGTTTATGGTGTATGCTTTTGGTATGACGCTTTCGTACGTTACTTCTACACTATATCATAGCTCCAGAAATGAGACGGCCAAACTCTACCTGCGTAAATGGGACCATAGCGCTATTTTTATACATATAGCAGGCACCTATACCCCTTTTACCTTAATATTATTACGTCAAGTAGGGTGGTGGGGCTGGAGTCTCTTTGCAATTGTTTGGTTAATAGCCCTCGTTGGCATCCTTTACACATTTAGAAAGATGAAGGATAAAAGTCCACTAAAAACAATTGCTTACATTGCCATGGGAAGTGTAATCGTTGTTGCGATCAAACCTATGATACAGATTTTTGAAGGTCAGCATATGATGGAAATATTGTATTGGCTGATCGGTGGCGGCGCATGCTATGTAGTAGGTGCTGTTTTTTATTCATTTGATAAGATAAAGTATATACACACGGTCTGGCATCTGTTTGTTTTAGGGGGAAGTGTCTCGCACTGCATCGCTATTTATAAATTAGTATAA